The DNA window CAGAGTCTCAGTACGGTCAGATTTCCTCTCTGCGCTTCAAACCAGTAAGCCAAAGGTTTCCTCGTATAACAAATCCTGACGTTTCATCACCTGAAGTAACCACCGCCGGAGGTAATGGTTATGACCTGGCTGTTTATTTTATCTCTTTAATTAATTATCTATCTGATAATTAATGAGTTTATATGTGTTTTAGAAAGAGGAGGATCTTTTATGTGATGTATCGCACAAAAAAAAGTCGGCGCTATTGAAGCAAATCCGTACCGGGTATAGCTTTAAGTCACTTGAACATAGTTGTACATAGACAACCATAACCAACAGTGGATATGTTGTACGCAAATCCTCCCATTAGGATCAGAGGTGTTTTTTATGTCAATTGCATCCAATATTGATGACGATTTTATCCTGCTCAACCATCCAGGATGTGAGCGTGAAGCTCTGTTTCGTGAGATTAATAGTCTTTTGTTGACGAAAAATTTTGTTGAGGAGACGTATCTCCAGGCCTTGGTTAACAGGGAAGAGAATAATCCGACCGCGATGCAGCTCGAAAAAATCGGTGTCGCAATCCCGCATGTAGATGTTGAACATATTAAAGAAGAAAAACTTGTCGTGGTTTCATGTCCTGAAGGGATTGAGTTTAAGCAAGCGGAAGATCCTGACGAAGTTATGACGGTACATGTCATTTTTTTCCTCTTATTGAAAGAAAAAAATGCTCATATTGATTTTTTGATGAAGCTTATTGGTCTATTCAGACAGACTGAAAAAATGGACAGATTTTTAATAACACAATCACCTGAGGAAGTGAAAAAACTTCTCACCGTAGCCCTTAATTAAAAAAGTCTATTAATCAAATAAATGTACCCGGAGATTATGATGAATAAAAAAATTATTTTTGCATGTACGAGTGGTATTGCAACTTCAGCTGTTGCGACTGAAAAAGTTGTTCAGTATTGCAAAAGCAAAGGGATTAATGTTGAGCCTATTCAATCAAATATTGGCACTATTGGCAAACAAGACGGTATGGCCGATTTAATTATTGTTACTTCTGCTGTTAAAACAGAACTGCAAACTCCGGTTCTGAATGGTCTTCCGCTTCTGACTGGTTTTGGCGAAGAGGAATTACTGGAAAAAATCGTTGCTATCCTTAAACAATAAAGGTGAGCGTGATGGATAAAGTATTTTCCGCAGTCCAGTTTATTCTGGGGCTGGGGCCGACAATCATGCTGCCGATAATTATTTTTATTATGGCAATGTGCTTGCAGACGGGTTTTAGCCGGGCTTTACGCTCGGCTCTGACCATCGGTATGGGATTTATTGGTATCTTTTTGGTCTTTGGCCTGCTTGTTGACACACTGGGACCAGCAGCAAAAGAGATGGTCAATCATACAGGAATTGATTTGCCGGTTGTTGATTTGGGCTGGACACCGCTTGCTGCCATTGCATGGGCTTCACA is part of the Klebsiella huaxiensis genome and encodes:
- a CDS encoding PTS sugar transporter subunit IIB produces the protein MNKKIIFACTSGIATSAVATEKVVQYCKSKGINVEPIQSNIGTIGKQDGMADLIIVTSAVKTELQTPVLNGLPLLTGFGEEELLEKIVAILKQ
- a CDS encoding PTS sugar transporter subunit IIA, which codes for MSIASNIDDDFILLNHPGCEREALFREINSLLLTKNFVEETYLQALVNREENNPTAMQLEKIGVAIPHVDVEHIKEEKLVVVSCPEGIEFKQAEDPDEVMTVHVIFFLLLKEKNAHIDFLMKLIGLFRQTEKMDRFLITQSPEEVKKLLTVALN